In Streptococcus respiraculi, one DNA window encodes the following:
- a CDS encoding DUF871 domain-containing protein produces MLALGFSLYPEKYDLKQSLAYIDLLAKYGAKRLFMSLLQLTDGMDDYSSLYQDIIAYANCKDIRVIADVSPAFLAANGWHDCLVEKCREFGLAGIRLDEALPLAEMVLLTQNTDGLKIELNMSTDTRLLTELLEAGGNVENIIACHNFYPHEFTGLSRKHFLDMSTFYHERGIETAVFLSAMTATEGPWPVTEGLPTLEEIRHAPLMVQAEVMKATGLFDTVLISNQFVAESELTGLVNVLEQDSIGLTYESLVELTTVEQAVLDFPHRYRGDVSDFVIRSTEPRVRYQKESIPPRTQSKEVSRGTIVIDNDAYLRYKGELQIALKSFTVSEKVNIVARLTPWSLLILDYLQPWQDFTLKETAM; encoded by the coding sequence ATGCTAGCACTTGGATTTTCGCTCTATCCTGAGAAATACGACCTCAAGCAGTCTTTGGCTTATATCGATTTACTGGCCAAGTATGGTGCTAAGCGACTCTTCATGAGCCTCTTGCAGCTCACAGATGGTATGGACGACTATAGCTCGCTCTATCAGGACATCATTGCCTATGCTAATTGCAAGGACATTCGAGTGATTGCAGATGTCAGTCCGGCCTTTTTAGCGGCTAATGGCTGGCACGATTGTTTGGTGGAAAAATGCCGGGAATTTGGTCTAGCAGGTATCAGACTGGATGAGGCGTTGCCACTAGCTGAGATGGTACTCTTGACGCAGAATACGGATGGTCTTAAAATCGAACTCAACATGAGTACGGATACGCGCCTGCTGACAGAATTACTAGAAGCAGGGGGAAATGTGGAGAATATCATTGCCTGCCACAATTTTTATCCCCATGAATTTACAGGACTTTCGCGCAAGCATTTTTTGGATATGTCCACATTCTATCACGAAAGAGGGATTGAGACGGCAGTCTTTCTGAGTGCAATGACCGCAACAGAAGGCCCATGGCCAGTGACAGAAGGTCTTCCGACCTTGGAAGAAATCCGCCATGCACCCTTGATGGTTCAGGCAGAAGTGATGAAAGCGACAGGCCTGTTTGATACGGTTTTGATTTCCAATCAATTTGTCGCAGAAAGCGAATTGACAGGTCTTGTAAATGTCTTGGAACAAGACAGTATTGGGCTAACCTATGAGTCTTTGGTGGAGTTGACTACTGTAGAACAGGCTGTTCTTGATTTTCCGCATCGATATCGGGGAGATGTGTCTGATTTTGTTATCCGCTCAACAGAACCTCGGGTACGGTACCAAAAAGAGAGCATTCCACCGCGCACACAGTCCAAAGAGGTCAGCAGAGGGACGATTGTGATAGATAACGATGCCTACCTGCGCTACAAGGGGGAATTGCAGATTGCTCTTAAGTCCTTTACTGTCAGCGAGAAAGTCAATATTGTTGCCCGACTCACACCGTGGAGCTTGCTGATTTTGGATTATCTGCAACCATGGCAGGATTTTACCTTGAAAGAAACAGCGATGTGA
- a CDS encoding glycoside hydrolase family 1 protein — protein sequence MSDTAKTVYHFPEGFLWGSSTSGPQSEGIVAGDGKTKSNWDAWYEREPERFFDQVGPENTSTFYQHYKEDIKLLKETGHTVFRTSIQWSRLIADGTGKVNEQAVAFYRQVFQDIVDEGIKLIVNLYHFDLPYALQERGGWENKETVYAYERYARTCFDLFGDIVDTWITFNEPIVPVECGYLGDFHLPGVVDAKAAALVAYHTQLASSLAVKACHETHPDHRICIVLNLTPAYPRSDSKEDQDAARIAELFQTKSFLDPSVLGVYPPELLDILKKHEILPPATEEELHIIKENTVDFLGVNYYQPMRVQARSTQPSEDEPLTPHYYYEPYDMPGKKINPHRGWEIYEKGIYDIGINLKEHYGNIEWLVTENGMGVEGEDKFRENGAIQDDYRIDFIADHLVELHKAIEAGANCKGYMLWTFIDCWSWLNAYKNRYGLIELNLETQERTIKKSGHWFKELSQNNGFER from the coding sequence ATGTCAGATACAGCAAAAACAGTTTACCATTTTCCAGAAGGTTTCCTGTGGGGAAGCTCCACCTCTGGTCCCCAAAGTGAGGGGATTGTAGCAGGAGATGGTAAGACCAAAAGCAACTGGGACGCTTGGTATGAAAGGGAGCCAGAACGCTTTTTTGATCAAGTAGGTCCTGAAAATACCTCTACCTTCTACCAGCATTACAAAGAAGATATTAAACTCTTGAAAGAAACGGGGCATACGGTCTTTCGGACTTCCATTCAGTGGTCACGTTTGATTGCAGACGGAACAGGTAAGGTCAACGAGCAGGCAGTTGCTTTCTACCGTCAGGTGTTTCAAGATATTGTGGATGAGGGAATCAAGCTAATTGTCAATCTTTATCATTTTGATTTACCATACGCTCTTCAGGAGCGTGGCGGCTGGGAAAACAAGGAGACGGTCTATGCTTATGAGCGCTATGCTAGAACCTGTTTTGACTTGTTTGGTGATATCGTAGACACTTGGATTACCTTTAATGAGCCAATTGTTCCTGTCGAATGTGGGTATTTGGGAGACTTTCATCTGCCTGGTGTGGTCGATGCAAAAGCGGCTGCCTTAGTGGCCTATCATACGCAGTTGGCAAGCTCATTAGCTGTCAAGGCCTGTCATGAAACACATCCAGACCACCGGATTTGCATTGTCTTGAATTTGACTCCAGCCTATCCACGCAGTGACAGCAAAGAAGACCAAGATGCTGCGCGGATTGCTGAATTGTTCCAAACCAAGAGTTTTCTAGATCCATCTGTTCTAGGTGTTTACCCACCTGAATTGCTGGACATCTTAAAGAAACATGAGATTTTACCTCCAGCAACCGAGGAGGAACTCCACATCATCAAGGAAAACACGGTTGATTTCCTAGGAGTCAACTACTATCAACCTATGCGCGTGCAAGCTAGAAGCACTCAACCAAGTGAAGACGAGCCTTTGACACCGCATTATTACTACGAGCCTTACGACATGCCTGGAAAGAAAATTAATCCGCACCGTGGCTGGGAAATCTATGAAAAAGGCATTTACGACATTGGTATCAACCTCAAGGAGCATTACGGCAATATCGAATGGCTCGTCACTGAAAATGGTATGGGGGTCGAAGGAGAGGATAAGTTCCGTGAAAATGGAGCCATTCAAGATGACTATCGAATCGACTTTATCGCCGACCATTTGGTGGAGCTCCACAAGGCGATAGAGGCTGGGGCTAACTGTAAGGGATATATGCTCTGGACCTTTATCGATTGTTGGTCTTGGCTCAATGCTTATAAGAATCGCTATGGTCTAATTGAACTGAATCTAGAGACCCAAGAGCGGACGATCAAAAAGTCAGGTCATTGGTTTAAAGAATTGAGTCAAAATAACGGTTTTGAGAGATAG
- a CDS encoding ABC transporter ATP-binding protein codes for MRVLITLLKEIRRVTGLFVLGVLIYLGASTLVRLSPILLQRIIDGPVTDLSKGLPFDQAGFLLQLAAYLGLNLVGGLFLYLSTRILMHCANRIAETLRNRAYDRMQRLPISYFDDKPAGKIATRIVNDTETLRNQFYATLVYIFNNVVRLLFTYGIIFHMNAILGVVLLALLPAFYALQVFYKRLTDQPMKDFYDARSDLNTKVNESMNGASLIQLYGQEEAVMEDFEETANKMKRSENRIIWAQSIATWNMTELIKYLVITLVLTVVGQRFLGGQWQLTAGILFVYINYITDVFDAMGRLVQQFPNMLRSLETGKRLLALLEEPVEDDSDESLIVTDGRVVFDRVQFAYEEGKPILKDISFEVEKGETIALVGHTGSGKTSIMNLLYRFYDPQQGSVQIDGQDIRDYRRESVRSHMGIVLQDPYLFTGTIATNVSMNEEDMDRKKILEALEKVGAMDLLGRLEKGIDEPVVEKGAAFSSGERQLIAFARTLYSDPKILILDEATSHIDTETEEIIQHAMEVVKEGRTTFIIAHRLSTIQNADQILVLDKGQIVERGNHEELLALGGIYAQMQAIQQKVG; via the coding sequence ATGAGAGTACTGATTACCCTATTAAAAGAAATTCGCCGTGTTACAGGCTTGTTTGTGCTAGGTGTTCTCATCTATCTAGGGGCATCGACCTTGGTGCGGCTATCGCCGATTCTCCTACAGCGAATTATTGACGGTCCAGTAACGGATTTGAGCAAGGGTTTGCCCTTTGATCAGGCTGGGTTTCTTCTGCAATTAGCGGCTTATCTGGGATTGAATCTTGTGGGTGGCCTCTTTCTGTATCTCTCAACCCGTATCTTGATGCATTGTGCCAATCGGATTGCAGAAACCTTGCGCAATCGTGCTTATGACCGCATGCAGCGCTTGCCGATTTCTTATTTTGATGATAAGCCAGCAGGAAAGATTGCCACACGGATTGTCAACGATACGGAGACCCTTCGCAATCAGTTTTATGCAACCTTGGTCTATATTTTTAATAACGTGGTGCGCTTGCTCTTTACCTACGGGATTATTTTCCATATGAATGCGATTCTAGGTGTGGTCTTACTTGCGCTTCTACCAGCTTTTTATGCTTTGCAGGTCTTCTACAAACGCTTGACGGATCAACCCATGAAAGACTTTTATGATGCAAGAAGCGACCTCAATACCAAGGTCAATGAATCCATGAATGGGGCAAGCTTGATTCAGCTCTATGGTCAGGAAGAAGCGGTTATGGAAGATTTTGAAGAGACAGCTAACAAGATGAAGCGGTCGGAAAATCGAATCATCTGGGCCCAATCGATTGCGACTTGGAACATGACAGAACTCATCAAATACTTGGTCATCACCTTGGTCCTAACGGTTGTCGGTCAGCGTTTCCTAGGAGGTCAATGGCAGTTGACAGCTGGTATCCTCTTTGTCTATATCAACTATATTACAGATGTCTTTGATGCTATGGGGCGCTTGGTACAGCAGTTTCCTAATATGCTGCGTTCCTTGGAGACAGGAAAACGCTTGTTAGCCTTGTTGGAAGAGCCCGTCGAAGACGATAGTGATGAAAGTCTTATCGTAACAGACGGTCGAGTGGTCTTTGATCGAGTCCAATTCGCCTACGAAGAAGGAAAGCCCATTTTGAAGGATATTTCCTTTGAGGTAGAAAAGGGCGAGACCATTGCCCTTGTTGGTCATACCGGATCAGGCAAGACCTCCATTATGAACTTGCTCTATCGCTTTTATGATCCGCAACAAGGAAGTGTCCAGATTGATGGACAAGATATTAGAGACTATCGACGAGAAAGTGTCCGCAGTCACATGGGGATTGTCCTCCAAGACCCTTATCTCTTTACAGGGACCATTGCGACCAATGTCAGCATGAATGAGGAAGACATGGATCGCAAGAAGATTCTAGAAGCTCTTGAGAAGGTCGGAGCTATGGACTTACTAGGACGGCTTGAAAAGGGGATTGACGAGCCTGTTGTTGAAAAGGGAGCAGCCTTTTCAAGTGGGGAGCGACAGTTGATTGCCTTTGCTCGTACTCTCTACTCAGATCCGAAGATTTTGATTTTAGATGAAGCGACGTCGCACATTGATACAGAGACAGAAGAAATCATCCAGCATGCCATGGAAGTCGTGAAAGAAGGACGGACAACCTTTATCATCGCTCACAGACTATCCACCATTCAAAATGCTGATCAGATTTTAGTCTTGGATAAGGGGCAAATTGTTGAACGAGGAAACCATGAGGAGCTTCTTGCCCTTGGGGGTATCTACGCTCAAATGCAAGCCATTCAGCAGAAAGTGGGCTAA
- a CDS encoding ABC transporter ATP-binding protein has protein sequence MIGLIIQYVKQHKWLYLLVAISLIVYDACLLIPTKIIQGLVDKIGQENLTRAGLMQDMLLLLGVTILTYVMAYIWHLKLFQSSVQFKFDMQQRSFRKLVVMRTPFYEKFRSGDVMTRFSTDVEGLMDMVGYGLMIVVYAGGMIAFIVPTMFFISWQISLGALIPMVALVAAIYVIGKWQNQAVEANREAVAGLNDEVLEVVEGIRVTRAYSKKERQERKFQERTRALARGGDTIMAFQALYNPLSTILLGVSIIAILWLGAVFLERSQVSLGQVIALQLYTVSLLEPFWMLSDFIFVYQTGKTSFAKLQELIDTGDDMEEDGDEWLADLGEISFEHYDFSYPQAERNSLTDISWTLKAGQTVGIVGKTGSGKTTLIRQFLRQYPIGSGTFTFNGQSVLAFKRTSIEQKIGYVPQEHVLFSKTVRENIALGKGDSQLDEIVQAIETADFTKDLERMSEGIETTIGERGVSISGGQKQRISIARAFLRKPDLLILDDSLSAVDARTERQIIENIQRERKGKTNIIVTHRLSAVHHADWVLVLEDGRIVEEGTPEKLLAQEGWYYEQYQRQQSQEGGEE, from the coding sequence ATGATAGGGCTAATTATTCAGTACGTAAAGCAACACAAGTGGCTGTACTTGTTGGTTGCAATTAGCTTGATTGTTTATGATGCGTGTTTGTTGATACCGACCAAGATTATTCAGGGGTTGGTGGACAAGATTGGTCAGGAGAACTTGACTAGAGCGGGCTTGATGCAGGACATGCTGCTGTTGCTCGGAGTGACCATTTTGACCTATGTGATGGCCTATATTTGGCATTTGAAGCTGTTTCAGTCATCGGTGCAGTTTAAATTTGATATGCAGCAGCGTTCATTTCGTAAGCTAGTCGTAATGCGGACGCCATTCTATGAGAAATTTCGTTCGGGTGATGTGATGACGCGCTTTTCAACGGACGTGGAAGGTTTAATGGACATGGTGGGCTACGGGCTCATGATTGTGGTCTATGCAGGTGGAATGATTGCCTTTATCGTTCCGACCATGTTTTTCATTTCGTGGCAGATTAGCCTTGGAGCTTTGATTCCGATGGTGGCCTTGGTTGCGGCGATTTATGTCATTGGAAAATGGCAGAATCAGGCGGTCGAGGCCAACCGAGAAGCGGTTGCTGGTTTAAATGACGAGGTTCTAGAAGTAGTCGAAGGGATCCGTGTCACACGGGCCTACAGCAAGAAAGAACGGCAGGAACGCAAGTTTCAGGAGCGGACCCGAGCGCTTGCGCGTGGCGGGGATACAATCATGGCCTTTCAAGCCTTGTACAATCCGCTAAGCACTATTTTATTAGGGGTTTCCATCATTGCTATTTTATGGTTAGGAGCTGTTTTCCTAGAACGTTCCCAGGTGTCGCTCGGCCAAGTCATTGCCCTACAACTCTACACGGTATCACTCTTAGAACCCTTTTGGATGCTGTCAGATTTTATTTTTGTCTACCAAACTGGAAAGACTTCTTTTGCCAAATTGCAGGAGCTGATTGATACGGGTGATGATATGGAAGAAGACGGAGATGAGTGGTTGGCAGACTTAGGCGAGATATCCTTTGAGCACTACGATTTTTCCTATCCGCAGGCAGAGCGCAATAGTTTGACAGATATTTCGTGGACCTTGAAGGCTGGTCAGACAGTCGGTATTGTTGGAAAAACAGGTTCAGGGAAGACTACCTTGATTCGGCAGTTCTTGCGGCAATACCCAATCGGCAGTGGAACATTTACCTTCAATGGACAATCGGTACTGGCTTTCAAACGGACTTCAATTGAGCAGAAGATTGGCTATGTACCTCAAGAGCACGTTTTATTTTCGAAAACGGTTCGAGAAAATATTGCCCTTGGAAAAGGGGATAGTCAGCTAGATGAGATAGTGCAGGCGATTGAGACAGCAGACTTTACTAAGGACTTGGAGCGGATGTCTGAAGGAATCGAGACCACGATTGGGGAGCGCGGGGTGTCGATTTCAGGTGGCCAAAAGCAACGGATTTCCATTGCCCGTGCCTTCTTGCGTAAGCCAGACCTACTCATCTTAGATGATTCACTCTCAGCGGTGGATGCGCGAACGGAGCGTCAAATTATCGAAAATATCCAGCGGGAACGAAAGGGCAAGACCAATATCATCGTGACTCACCGCCTATCTGCTGTGCATCATGCGGATTGGGTTTTGGTCTTAGAAGACGGACGCATCGTTGAAGAAGGGACACCAGAAAAGCTCCTAGCCCAAGAAGGCTGGTACTATGAGCAGTACCAACGTCAGCAAAGTCAGGAAGGAGGAGAAGAATGA
- a CDS encoding class II D-tagatose-bisphosphate aldolase non-catalytic subunit, with the protein MSKLSIKSVVEGLLDLQNKGESATLLGIGPMSRNCVQATLELSKEDDYPVMFIASRNQVDLDELGGGYVNGWNQFSFAKAVEEVAEEIGYNNLYYLCRDHGGPWQRDKERNDHLPVEEAMRLGQQSYVGDIEAGFDLLMIDPTKDPFEVGKVIPLEVVLERTVDLIAFCEEERKKRGLPEIGYEVGTEETNGGLTSTETYETFIQQLQEELGKRQLPMPTFIVGQTGTLTRKTEQVGHFNFQNAYDLAQMAKKYGVGLKEHNGDYLDDVTLLEHIPSAITATNVAPQYGTEETRAYLNLGKVEEKLVAQGLIAEPSTIRQTLLLHAIKSERWRKWMMGDQKDLTVEQILAGGNQELQEEILDIAGHYTFNDAAVKEQIEKLYANLATYHIDGKRYVIDHIKRPIRDYAECYNLKGVTSRIKALQK; encoded by the coding sequence ATGTCGAAATTATCTATTAAATCGGTCGTAGAAGGCTTGTTGGACTTGCAAAATAAGGGAGAATCCGCTACTTTACTAGGGATTGGTCCTATGTCTCGCAATTGTGTCCAAGCAACGCTTGAATTATCCAAAGAAGATGACTATCCTGTCATGTTTATCGCCAGCCGCAATCAGGTTGATTTGGATGAGTTAGGCGGAGGATATGTCAATGGTTGGAATCAGTTTAGCTTTGCAAAAGCTGTAGAAGAAGTGGCTGAAGAGATTGGCTATAATAATCTGTATTATCTTTGCCGAGATCATGGTGGTCCTTGGCAACGGGATAAAGAGAGAAATGACCATTTACCAGTAGAGGAGGCCATGCGCTTAGGTCAGCAATCTTACGTAGGAGATATTGAAGCAGGTTTTGACTTGCTAATGATTGATCCGACAAAGGATCCTTTTGAAGTTGGAAAAGTGATTCCGCTTGAGGTCGTGTTGGAGCGGACTGTTGACTTGATTGCCTTTTGTGAAGAGGAACGCAAAAAACGCGGATTGCCAGAAATTGGCTACGAAGTTGGAACAGAGGAAACAAACGGTGGTTTGACTTCTACAGAGACCTATGAGACCTTTATTCAACAGTTACAGGAAGAACTAGGCAAACGCCAATTGCCAATGCCAACCTTTATTGTTGGTCAGACAGGGACTTTGACGCGTAAGACAGAACAAGTAGGGCACTTTAATTTCCAGAACGCCTATGATTTGGCGCAGATGGCTAAGAAATATGGTGTTGGCTTGAAAGAGCATAATGGGGACTATCTAGATGATGTTACTCTGTTAGAACACATCCCGTCAGCGATTACTGCAACAAATGTAGCACCTCAATATGGTACGGAAGAGACACGGGCTTATCTCAATCTAGGAAAAGTAGAAGAGAAATTAGTTGCGCAAGGCTTAATTGCTGAGCCGTCAACAATTCGTCAAACCCTTCTTCTGCATGCCATTAAAAGTGAGCGTTGGAGAAAGTGGATGATGGGAGACCAGAAAGATTTGACAGTTGAGCAAATCTTAGCAGGGGGCAATCAGGAGTTGCAAGAAGAAATTCTAGATATAGCAGGTCATTATACCTTTAATGATGCAGCGGTCAAGGAACAAATCGAGAAACTATATGCTAATTTAGCAACCTATCATATTGACGGGAAGCGTTATGTCATTGACCACATTAAGCGTCCGATTCGAGATTATGCTGAGTGTTACAATCTAAAAGGTGTAACGAGCCGTATCAAAGCCTTACAAAAATAA
- a CDS encoding PTS fructose transporter subunit IIC, whose amino-acid sequence MEKTLWKDLQKAFNTGVSYMLPSVVVGGVFIALSLATGKPGEGGMEVSSQFMQDLLDLGVAGFSIMIPLLAGYIAYSIAGKPALAPAMILGYVANNPIGSAQVKTGFLGAMLLGVLTGYFVKWCKTWKVTPTIRTLMPILIIPILTVFLLGMLYIYVISVPIGAAMTWLVATLGELQGGSAIVLGLIIGAMTAVDMGGPINKTATAFTLALMAEGIYAPNGAHRIAVAIPPLAVAISTFIDRKKYTKEDRDLGMSAFFMGLIGITEGAIPFAVKDMKRVLPAIIIGSAVGGALGMINNVEALVPHGGLIILPVVNGKLWYFLAMLIGTLVSVAIIHFTKPNLADEELK is encoded by the coding sequence ATGGAGAAGACATTGTGGAAAGACTTGCAAAAAGCCTTTAATACTGGGGTGTCATATATGCTGCCATCAGTTGTCGTAGGTGGAGTTTTTATAGCCCTATCCTTAGCAACAGGAAAACCTGGCGAAGGAGGAATGGAAGTTAGCAGCCAATTCATGCAGGATTTGTTGGATTTGGGAGTGGCGGGATTCTCAATCATGATTCCATTACTGGCAGGCTATATTGCTTATTCTATTGCTGGAAAGCCTGCTCTTGCACCTGCGATGATTTTGGGCTATGTGGCCAATAATCCAATCGGATCCGCTCAAGTCAAGACTGGATTTTTAGGAGCTATGTTGCTGGGGGTATTAACTGGTTACTTTGTAAAATGGTGTAAAACTTGGAAAGTAACACCGACTATTCGTACCTTGATGCCCATCTTAATCATTCCGATTCTAACAGTCTTTTTATTGGGAATGCTCTACATTTATGTCATTTCTGTTCCGATTGGTGCTGCGATGACCTGGCTAGTAGCTACTTTAGGTGAATTGCAAGGTGGTAGTGCCATTGTGCTTGGTCTCATTATCGGAGCAATGACTGCTGTCGATATGGGAGGTCCAATCAATAAGACAGCGACAGCCTTTACACTAGCTCTGATGGCAGAAGGAATCTATGCTCCAAATGGGGCTCACCGGATTGCTGTAGCGATTCCACCGCTTGCAGTTGCTATCTCAACTTTTATTGACCGAAAAAAATATACGAAAGAAGACCGAGATTTGGGAATGTCCGCTTTCTTTATGGGGCTCATTGGAATTACAGAAGGTGCGATTCCATTTGCTGTAAAAGATATGAAACGGGTCTTGCCAGCCATTATCATCGGTAGTGCTGTTGGTGGTGCCTTGGGCATGATTAACAATGTAGAAGCCCTTGTACCGCATGGAGGTTTGATTATTCTGCCTGTCGTCAATGGGAAATTGTGGTATTTTCTTGCCATGCTGATTGGAACGCTGGTATCCGTTGCAATTATCCACTTCACAAAACCAAATCTAGCAGATGAAGAATTAAAATAA
- a CDS encoding PTS fructose transporter subunit IIB, protein MKVVAVTACPTGIAHTYMAQEAIEKECRKRGYEVQVETQGGMGIEQELEQEQIDQADVVILAIAVEIEGQDRFDDKRDEGKVLLVDPGEAIRHPDKVVDQAEAL, encoded by the coding sequence ATGAAAGTCGTTGCTGTAACAGCCTGTCCGACAGGTATCGCTCATACATATATGGCTCAAGAAGCCATTGAAAAAGAGTGTCGTAAACGAGGATATGAGGTCCAAGTGGAGACACAAGGAGGCATGGGAATCGAGCAGGAATTGGAGCAAGAGCAGATTGACCAAGCCGATGTTGTGATTTTAGCTATTGCAGTTGAAATTGAAGGTCAGGATCGCTTTGATGACAAGCGTGATGAAGGCAAGGTGTTGCTGGTTGATCCAGGTGAGGCCATCCGTCATCCTGATAAGGTTGTTGATCAAGCAGAAGCACTATAG
- a CDS encoding PTS sugar transporter subunit IIA, producing the protein MKEHNIIHEELIFMDEELVTKKEVIQAITNQACQLGYVTDVDLFMNAVLAREEEVPTAIGYGIAIPHGKADVVEKPFIAFLRTSEPFKWTQGHEEAVQLIFLIGVPNAGTEKLHLRFISQVSKKLLDEDFRHQLLTIGNKTTLFERLRSIDI; encoded by the coding sequence ATGAAAGAGCATAATATTATACATGAAGAATTGATTTTTATGGATGAGGAGCTTGTAACGAAAAAAGAGGTGATTCAAGCGATTACAAATCAAGCATGTCAGCTGGGATATGTGACAGATGTTGATTTATTTATGAACGCTGTGCTAGCACGTGAAGAAGAAGTGCCGACAGCGATTGGATATGGAATTGCCATTCCGCATGGGAAAGCGGATGTCGTTGAAAAACCGTTTATCGCTTTTCTAAGAACAAGTGAGCCGTTTAAGTGGACACAAGGGCACGAAGAGGCTGTCCAACTTATCTTTCTCATCGGAGTTCCTAATGCTGGAACGGAAAAATTACATTTACGATTTATTTCGCAAGTAAGTAAAAAATTGCTAGATGAAGACTTTCGTCATCAACTACTAACCATTGGAAACAAAACAACTCTTTTCGAACGATTGCGTTCGATAGACATTTAG